In a single window of the Salvelinus alpinus chromosome 15, SLU_Salpinus.1, whole genome shotgun sequence genome:
- the LOC139540161 gene encoding early endosome antigen 1-like isoform X5, which produces MCCLPVFTCLFPFPFFNSTSPHPFSIISPCFMIRKLEKTISQLKAELEKGPQEAAVYTQQIHQLQSSLNNLQQQSQMLSEKLLRREKEFQELEEGLRAEQVSKKTAQASLHQRELEVQELQARAVGAEASLQRAQAELGERGEEAGRLRREVAELEAKHREVKTERKQLQQQREERESQGLAQQSEICQLHAKLLEAERQLGEVQGRLKEQRQLSGEKLKDREQQAADLQIKLSRSEEQLKENSSKTLDLQHQLEKAKQQHQELQGLQQNTNTKLREAQNDLEQVLRQIGDKDQKIQNLEALLQKTKDSVSQLEAEREDLVAKIQAGEGETAVLNQLQEKNHTLQTQVTHLTDKLKNQSESHKQAQDNLHKQVQEQKTLLRAAQDQAQAVETSIKEVNAQLTESREKVAQLDTQLKAKIEMLLSAEAAKATQRVDLENHLETAQHALQDKQQELSKSKACVEEQGQRLQARQEQCGQLEANLKEVKDELLISEQRVEQLEVRAKKAEAEGVELRAAREQAQQEVQKLQKQGSEVKGKLKELGCLLETEKAGAAALQVELKRKTSSLSDTRQQLEQCEQEKTSLQTNLDKLAQEGQAQQAELDRKAQGLARELQTAQQEKEAQGKELVAVKDGLAKASKAMKDSQSQLDKERKSSKAVLEEKEKSHEKARQELLKATEATTKEMAEVKGQLDKIREAEKGLNMQLTALTEQHTKTQEALKEKEKGVQQLQAQLTTAQGSFSQEKKKLESQVTELQGSHAKKGEEEGRLREQVSGLGQDLSSERTRTTELQKVLEQSQQGLAKLQSDYYGKESELSSLRQDLKASEERLTLSQKELSANRIQLTGLEGQVQEVKAARASLEQELAKRDQKLGQQETALKELQKQQGVTQEELQKERSRAEELSQTKAALEKDTTRQGSELKALGERSDKELRELREAKQLLIQQKLETQGRVEEVQASLEQEKTLHQATRDSVNQREEKLRAETQEIHAQLASERNAREGQAKRGEEAEARLGLQVTALNENVATLKREWQGSQRHCGELEKQTDELRGEIAVLEATVQNNQDERRALLERCVKGEGEMEKLQAKVVEMRRKLDDTTAAMQELGRENQSLQIKQSQSLTRKWAEDHEVQNCMDCGKGFSLAIRKHHCRHCGNIFCAECSAKNALIPSSKKPVRVCETCFEDLQA; this is translated from the exons ATGCTTTCAGAGAAGCTGCTGCGCAGGGAGAAGGAGTTTCAGGAGCTGGAGGAAGGCCTGAGGGCCGAGCAAGTCTCCAAGAAGACAGCCCAGGCCAGCCTGCACCAGAGGGAGCTGGAGGTGCAAGAGCTCCAGGCCCGGGCAGTGGGTGCCGAGGCCAGCCTGCAGAGAGCCCAGGCAGAGCTGGGGGAGCGGGGGGAGGAAGCCGGGAGGCTCCGAAGGGAGGTGGCTGAGCTGGAGGCCAAGCACAGGGAGGTGAAGACTGAGAGGAAGCAGCTGCAgcagcagagggaggagagggagagccaGGGCCTGGCGCAGCAGAGTGAGATCTGCCAG CTGCATGCTAAGCTACTGGAGGCGGAGCGGCAGCTGGGGGAGGTGCAGGGCCGTCTGAAGGAGCAGAGGCAGCTCTCTGGGGAGAAACTGAAGGACCGCGAGCAACAAGCCGCCGACCTGCAGATCAAATTGTCCCGCTCAGAGGAACAG TTGAAGGAGAACAGCAGTAAGACATTGGACCTGCAGCACCAGCTGGAGAAAGCTAAGCAGCAACACCAGGAGCTCCAGGGCCTGCAGCAGAACACCAACACCAAGCTGCGAGAGGCACAG AATGACCTGGAGCAGGTGCTGCGTCAGATCGGGGACAAGGACCAGAAGATCCAGAACCTGGAGGCCCTGCTGCAGAAGACCAAGGACAGCGTGAGTCAGCTGGAGGCCGAGAGGGAGGACCTGGTGGCCAAGATCCaggctggggagggagagacggcCGTGCTCAACCAGCTGCAGGAGAAGAACCACACACTACAGACGcag GTCACACACCTGACAGACAAACTGAAGAACCAATCGGAGAGCCACAAGCAGGCCCAGGACAACCTCCACAAGCAGGTGCAGGAGCAGAAGACCCTCCTGCGGGCGGCACAGGACCAAGCCCAGGCTGTGGAGACCTCTATAAAGGAAGTGAACGCCCAGCTGACCGAGAGCAGGGAGAAGGTGGCCCAACTGGACACACAG TTGAAGGCTAAGATCGAGATGCTGCTGTCGGCCGAGGCAGCCAAGGCAACGCAGAGAGTAGACCTGGAGAACCACCTGGAGACAGCCCAGCATGCACTGCAGGACAAGCAGCAG GAGCTGAGTAAGAGCAAAGCGTGTGTGGAGGAGCAGGGCCAGAGGCTGCAGGCAAGACAGGAGCAGTGTGGCCAGCTGGAGGCCAATCTGAAGGAGGTCAAAGACGAACTACTGATCTCAGAACAGCGCGTAGAGCAGCTGGAGGTGCGGGCCAAG AAAGCGGAGGCGGAGGGGGTGGAGCTGCGTGCTGCCAGGGAGCAGGCCCAGCAGGAAGTGCAGAAGCTCCAGAAGCAGGGGTCGGAGGTCAAGGGAAAGCTGAAGGAGCTGGGTTGCCTATTGGAGACTGAGAAGGCTGG GGCTGCTGCGTTACAGGTGGAGCTGAAGAGAAAAACCTCCTCCCTGAGTGACACGCGACAGCAGCTGGAGCAATGTGAGCAGGAGAAGACCTCCCTCCAGACCAACTTGGACAAGCTAGCCCAGGAGGGGCAGGCACAGCAGGCAGAGCTGGACAGGAAAGCCCAGGGCTTGGCCAGAGAGCTCCAGACGGCCCAGCAGGAGAAGGAGGCCCAGGGGAAAGAGCTGGTCGCGGTCAAGGATGGCCTGGCTAAGGCCTCCAAAGCCATGAAGGACAGCCAGAGCCAGCTGGACAAGGAGAGGAAGAGCAGCAAGGCAGTTCTGGAGGAGAAG GAGAAGTCCCATGAGAAGGCCAGACAGGAGCTGCTGAAGGCCACAGAGGCCACCACCAAGGAGATGGCAGAGGTCAAAGGGCAGCTGGACAAGATCAGAGAG GCAGAAAAAGGGCTGAATATGCAGCTGACTGCATTAACAGAGCAACACACCAAGACCCAGGAGGCCctgaaagagaaggagaagggagtGCAGCAGCTACAGGCACAGCTGACGACAGCCCAGGGGTCCTTCAGCCAGGAAAAGAAGAAGCTGGAAAGCCAAGTGACCGAGCTGCAAGGATCACATGCCAAGAAG ggtgaggaggagggtcGTCTGAGGGAACAGGTGTCAGGCCTCGGCCAGGATTTGAGCTCTGAGAGGACCAGGACCACTGAGCTGCAGAAGGTTCTAGAGCAGAGTCAGCAAGGCCTGGCCAAGCTACAGTCTGACTACTACGGCAAGGAGTCAGAGTTGTCATCTCTCAGACAGGACCTCAAG GCTTCTGAGGAGAGGCTGACCCTGTCCCAGAAGGAGTTATCTGCTAACCGGATCCAGCTGACTGGTCTGGAGGGGCAGGTGCAGGAGGTAAAGGCTGCCAGGGCCTCCCTGGAGCAGGAGCTGGCTAAACGGGACCAGAAGCTTGGCCAGCAGGAGACAGCCCTCAAAGAGTTGCAGAAACAACAG GGTGTGACCCAGGAGGAGCtgcagaaggagaggagcagagcgGAGGAGCTGAGCCAGACTAAGGCTGCACTGGAGAAGGACACAACCAGACAGGGCTCTGAGCTGAAGGCACTCGGGGAGAGGAGTGACAAG GAGTTGAGGGAGCTGCGGGAAGCCAAGCAACTGTTGATCCAGCAGAAGCTGGAGACGCAGGGCCGGGTGGAAGAGGTACAGGCATCCCTGGAGCAGGAGAAGACCCTGCACCAAGCCACCAGAGACAGTGTtaaccagagagaggagaagctACGGGCAGAGACCCAGGAGATCCATGCCCAGCTG GCGTCAGAGCGTAATGCTCGGGAGGGGCAGGCGAAGCGGGGAGAGGAGGCGGAGGCGCGGCTGGGCCTGCAGGTGACGGCGCTCAACGAGAACGTGGCCACGCTGAAGAGGGAGTGGCAGGGTAGCCAGCGGCACTGCGGCGAGCTGGAGAAGCAGACGGATGAACTGCGGGGCGAGATCGCCGTGCTGGAGGCCACCGTGCAGAACAACCAGGACGAGAGGCGCGCGCTgctggagag GTGTGTGAAGggtgagggggagatggagaaactgCAGGCCAAAGTAGTGGAGATGAGGAGGAAACTGGATGATACGACAGCCGCCATGCAAGAGCTGGGCAGAGAAAACCAGTCACTACAG ATAAAGCAGTCACAGTCTCTGACCAGGAAGTGGGCAGAGGACCATGAGGTACAGAACTGCATGGACTGTGGGAAGGGCTTCTCTCTCGCCATTAGGAAG CACCACTGCAGACACTGTGGCAACATCTTCTGTGCAGAGTGCTCCGCCAAGAACGCCCTCATACCCTCATCCAAGAAGCCTGTGCGGGTTTGTGAAACATGCTTCGAAGATCTCCAGGCCTga